The Streptomyces sp. Mut1 genome window below encodes:
- a CDS encoding DHA2 family efflux MFS transporter permease subunit yields the protein MSTPSGAPAVSQIPEAVHRRRWAILVVLMFSLLIVVLDNSILNVAVKTIASPSPTGLGATQSELEWAINSYTLVFAGLLFTAGLLGDRLGRKKVLLFGITLFGIGSALAAMSGSPGQLITWRALMGFGAAFVMPATLAVLMNVFERDEQPKAIGIWAGSVGLGIAIGPITGGLLLEHFWWGSIFLVNVPVVVIALVAMVLLVPDSKDPKPGRLDPIGVVLSIIGLVLLVYGIIRGGELADFTDTSVLLPVIGGLVVLAGFVLHEKRSASPAIDISYFRKPAFSAAVAAIALVFFALMGVTFFSAFYMQSVRGWSALQSGLLILPLAVAQMIFAPRARLVVARFGARAVCTVGMLAVALGLAAFALFDADTPVWLMCVVFFVQGTGMAHVMPPVTVAVMQALPREKAGSGSAVNNTFRQVGGALGIAVLGSVLSAVYRGGIEDHLGGVPAAARGAAGESIEATLAVAERMGPSGTPLVAAAHDAFMSAMHVTAIGSAGVALLGTVVVALWLPGREPAGQPPVREEAPAAAAGAER from the coding sequence ATGTCCACACCGTCCGGCGCTCCCGCCGTGTCCCAGATACCGGAGGCGGTCCACCGCCGCCGCTGGGCGATTCTCGTCGTCCTGATGTTCAGCCTGCTCATCGTGGTGCTCGACAACTCGATCCTGAACGTCGCCGTCAAGACGATCGCCTCCCCCTCGCCCACCGGGCTCGGCGCCACCCAGAGCGAGCTGGAGTGGGCGATCAACTCCTACACGCTCGTCTTCGCCGGGCTCCTCTTCACCGCCGGCCTGCTGGGCGACCGCCTGGGCCGAAAGAAGGTCCTGCTCTTCGGGATCACCCTCTTCGGCATCGGCTCCGCCCTCGCCGCCATGTCCGGCTCGCCCGGCCAGCTCATCACCTGGCGCGCCCTGATGGGCTTCGGCGCCGCCTTCGTCATGCCGGCCACGCTCGCCGTCCTGATGAACGTCTTCGAGCGCGACGAGCAGCCCAAGGCCATCGGTATCTGGGCGGGCAGCGTCGGCCTGGGCATCGCGATCGGCCCCATCACCGGCGGCCTGCTCCTCGAACACTTCTGGTGGGGCTCGATCTTCCTGGTCAACGTGCCCGTCGTGGTCATCGCGCTGGTCGCGATGGTGCTGCTGGTGCCGGACTCGAAGGACCCGAAGCCGGGCCGGCTCGACCCGATCGGTGTGGTGCTCTCCATCATCGGCCTGGTCCTGCTGGTGTACGGCATCATCCGCGGCGGCGAGCTCGCCGACTTCACCGACACCTCCGTCCTCCTCCCGGTCATCGGCGGACTCGTCGTCCTGGCGGGCTTCGTCCTCCACGAGAAGCGGAGCGCCAGCCCGGCGATCGACATCTCGTACTTCAGGAAGCCCGCCTTCTCCGCCGCCGTCGCCGCCATCGCGCTGGTCTTCTTCGCGCTGATGGGCGTGACCTTCTTCTCCGCCTTCTACATGCAGAGCGTGCGCGGCTGGAGCGCCCTCCAGTCCGGGCTGCTGATCCTGCCGCTGGCCGTGGCGCAGATGATCTTCGCGCCCCGGGCCCGGCTCGTCGTCGCCCGGTTCGGCGCCCGCGCCGTCTGCACGGTCGGCATGCTGGCCGTCGCGCTCGGCCTGGCCGCCTTCGCCCTGTTCGACGCCGACACGCCCGTCTGGCTGATGTGCGTGGTCTTCTTCGTCCAGGGCACCGGCATGGCGCATGTGATGCCGCCGGTCACCGTGGCCGTGATGCAGGCGCTGCCGCGCGAGAAGGCGGGCTCGGGCTCGGCCGTCAACAACACGTTCCGGCAGGTCGGCGGCGCGCTCGGGATCGCCGTCCTCGGCTCGGTGCTGTCCGCCGTCTACCGCGGTGGCATCGAGGACCACCTCGGCGGGGTGCCGGCCGCCGCCCGGGGCGCTGCGGGGGAGTCCATCGAGGCGACGCTCGCCGTCGCGGAGAGGATGGGCCCCTCCGGCACCCCGCTGGTGGCCGCCGCGCACGACGCCTTCATGAGCGCCATGCACGTCACCGCCATCGGCTCGGCCGGCGTCGCGCTCCTGGGCACGGTCGTGGTCGCGCTCTGGCTGCCGGGCCGCGAGCCCGCCGGGCAGCCGCCCGTACGGGAAGAGGCACCGGCCGCCGCGGCGGGCGCCGAACGGTGA
- the panB gene encoding 3-methyl-2-oxobutanoate hydroxymethyltransferase, producing MSLQAAQNQSATPAGTPSDSGKSLYGGKRNRRVTVHDITAATARGEKWPMLTAYDAMTASVFDEAGIPVMLVGDSMGNCHLGYETTVPVTMDEIAILSAAVVRGTERALIVADLPFGAYQESPVQALRNATRLIKESGVGAVKLEGGERSHEQIKLLADAGIPVMAHIGLTPQSVNAMGYRVQGRGEEAAQQMLRDAKAVQDAGAFAVVLELVPAELAAEVTRTLHIPTIGIGAGPETDAQVLVYTDMVGLTGGKVPRFTKQYADLRQILGDAAKAYAEEVVGGTFPAPEHTFH from the coding sequence ATGTCGCTTCAGGCTGCGCAGAACCAGTCCGCCACCCCCGCGGGAACCCCCTCCGACAGCGGCAAGTCGCTGTACGGGGGCAAGAGGAACCGCCGGGTCACCGTTCACGACATCACCGCCGCCACCGCACGCGGCGAGAAGTGGCCCATGCTCACCGCCTACGACGCGATGACCGCGTCCGTCTTCGACGAGGCCGGCATCCCGGTCATGCTCGTCGGCGACTCCATGGGTAACTGTCACCTCGGCTACGAGACCACCGTGCCCGTCACGATGGACGAGATCGCCATCCTGTCCGCCGCCGTCGTCCGGGGCACCGAGCGCGCACTGATCGTCGCGGACCTCCCCTTCGGCGCGTACCAGGAGAGCCCGGTCCAGGCCCTGCGCAACGCGACCCGCCTCATCAAGGAGTCCGGCGTCGGCGCGGTCAAGCTGGAGGGCGGCGAGCGCAGCCACGAGCAGATCAAGCTGCTGGCGGACGCCGGTATCCCGGTCATGGCCCACATCGGCCTGACCCCGCAGTCCGTCAACGCGATGGGCTACCGGGTGCAGGGCCGCGGCGAGGAGGCCGCCCAGCAGATGCTGCGCGACGCCAAGGCCGTGCAGGACGCGGGCGCGTTCGCCGTCGTCCTGGAACTCGTACCGGCCGAGCTGGCCGCGGAGGTCACCCGCACCCTGCACATCCCGACCATCGGGATCGGCGCGGGCCCGGAGACCGACGCGCAGGTGCTGGTCTACACGGACATGGTCGGGCTGACCGGCGGCAAGGTGCCGCGCTTCACCAAGCAGTACGCCGACCTGCGGCAGATCCTCGGCGACGCGGCGAAGGCGTACGCCGAAGAGGTCGTCGGCGGCACGTTCCCGGCCCCGGAGCACACCTTCCACTGA
- a CDS encoding ATP-binding cassette domain-containing protein, whose protein sequence is MTRIDKNPRNGGSGGNAVEVRGLVKHYGETKALDGVDLDVREGTVLGVLGPNGAGKTTLVRCLSTLIVPDAGTAVVAGFDVVKQPRALRRTIGLTGQYASVDEKLSGWENLYMIGRLLDLPRKKARSRADELLERFSLTDAARKAAMEYSGGMRRRLDLAASMIGNPAVLYLDEPTTGLDPRTRNEVWDEVQRMVAEGATVLLTTQYMEEAEQLANELTVIDKGRIIARGGVDELKAKVGGRTLQIRPTDPAELAAMAQALRETGLDGIAGAQAVPDEGVLYVPILSDEQLTAVIGLLGTRGFSLAHVATALPSLDEVFLAITGDKATVTDTIPQEVAA, encoded by the coding sequence ATGACGCGAATCGACAAGAACCCCCGAAACGGCGGGAGCGGCGGGAACGCCGTGGAGGTCCGGGGACTGGTCAAGCACTACGGCGAGACCAAGGCCCTGGACGGTGTGGACCTCGATGTGCGCGAGGGCACCGTCCTCGGCGTGCTCGGCCCCAACGGCGCCGGCAAGACCACCCTCGTACGCTGCCTGTCCACACTGATCGTGCCCGACGCCGGAACGGCGGTCGTGGCCGGCTTCGACGTGGTGAAGCAGCCCCGCGCGCTGCGCCGCACGATCGGCCTGACCGGGCAGTACGCCTCGGTCGACGAGAAGCTCTCCGGCTGGGAGAACCTCTACATGATCGGGCGGCTGCTCGACCTCCCGCGCAAGAAGGCGCGGTCGCGGGCCGACGAGCTGCTGGAGCGCTTCTCGCTCACGGACGCGGCGAGGAAGGCCGCGATGGAGTACTCCGGCGGGATGCGCCGCCGGCTCGACCTGGCCGCCTCCATGATCGGCAACCCGGCCGTCCTCTACCTGGACGAGCCGACGACGGGGCTCGACCCCCGTACCCGCAACGAGGTCTGGGACGAGGTGCAGCGCATGGTCGCGGAGGGGGCGACCGTGCTGCTCACCACCCAGTACATGGAAGAGGCCGAACAGCTGGCCAACGAACTCACCGTCATCGACAAGGGCAGGATCATCGCCCGGGGCGGTGTGGACGAGCTGAAGGCCAAGGTCGGCGGTCGCACCCTCCAGATCCGGCCCACGGACCCGGCCGAGCTGGCCGCGATGGCCCAGGCGCTGCGGGAGACCGGGCTCGACGGGATCGCGGGCGCGCAGGCCGTCCCGGACGAGGGCGTGCTCTACGTACCGATCCTCAGCGACGAGCAGCTCACCGCCGTCATCGGCCTGCTCGGCACCCGCGGCTTCTCGCTGGCCCACGTCGCCACCGCGCTGCCCAGCCTGGACGAGGTCTTCCTCGCCATCACGGGCGACAAGGCCACCGTCACCGACACGATTCCCCAGGAGGTCGCGGCATGA
- a CDS encoding ABC transporter permease, translating to MSTTTLTPAPTGTTGGPAPATKLHDEGGIGLRNNLRHIGALVRRNLLQIKKDPESMFDALLMPVIFVLLFVYVFGGSVGGSMGGGRQEYLNYLIPGLMAMMGMNIAMAVGSGVNDDFRKGVMDRFRTMPIARSSVLIAKIVVELGRMMVATFILLGMGFALGLELHGSVLGLIGAIALSAAFGAAIMWIFILLGLAMKTPQAVQGMGMLVMMPLQFGSSIFAPPTTMPGWLQSFTDYNPLSNLADAARGLMMGTPLGHSVWLTLGWAAVITAAVAPLAVSKFRKKS from the coding sequence ATGAGCACGACGACTCTGACGCCCGCCCCCACCGGCACGACCGGCGGCCCCGCACCGGCCACGAAGCTCCACGACGAGGGCGGGATCGGCCTCCGGAACAACCTGCGCCACATCGGCGCGCTGGTACGGCGCAATCTGCTCCAGATCAAAAAGGATCCGGAGTCGATGTTCGACGCGCTGCTGATGCCCGTCATCTTCGTGCTGCTGTTCGTGTACGTCTTCGGCGGCTCGGTCGGCGGCAGCATGGGCGGCGGCCGGCAGGAGTATCTGAACTACCTGATCCCCGGGCTGATGGCGATGATGGGCATGAACATCGCCATGGCCGTCGGCAGCGGTGTCAACGACGACTTCCGCAAGGGCGTCATGGACCGCTTCCGCACGATGCCGATCGCCCGGTCCTCGGTGCTCATCGCCAAGATCGTGGTCGAGCTGGGCCGGATGATGGTCGCCACGTTCATCCTGCTGGGCATGGGCTTCGCCCTCGGCCTGGAACTCCACGGCTCCGTGCTCGGGCTGATCGGGGCCATCGCCCTGTCGGCCGCGTTCGGCGCCGCGATCATGTGGATCTTCATCCTGCTCGGGCTGGCCATGAAGACGCCCCAGGCGGTCCAGGGAATGGGGATGCTGGTGATGATGCCGCTCCAGTTCGGTTCCTCGATCTTCGCCCCGCCCACGACGATGCCCGGCTGGCTCCAGTCGTTCACCGACTACAACCCGCTGTCGAACCTGGCGGACGCGGCCCGCGGCCTCATGATGGGCACCCCGCTCGGCCACTCGGTCTGGCTGACGCTCGGCTGGGCCGCGGTCATCACGGCGGCGGTGGCCCCGCTCGCGGTGTCCAAGTTCCGCAAGAAGTCCTGA
- a CDS encoding BTAD domain-containing putative transcriptional regulator, translated as MRYGILGTTQALRDDGTPVSVGGARLRALLTVLALRAGRTVPVAVLVDEVWDGDPPADAAGALQALVGRLRRALGHEAVASAESGYRLAAAPEAVDLFRFERLAGEGARALAEGDPARAMNLLDDALALWRGPALADLPDRHTAATRWTARRLDARRARLTAALRLGLAAEVLPELAALCGEHPLDEPLQALRLRALRDAGRTAQALAAYDEVRTLIADRLGTGPGPELTALHEELLRQEPAPAAGPPAPAVAAPAPVAPLGNLRARLTSFVGRERDMEALRGDLARGRLVTLLGPGGAGKTRLSQEAADTTDPRTWPDGVWLAELAPVDDPDAVPEAVLAALGARETVLSAAGAGELRAVERASGEERAAGESLARLTEYCSRRRMLLLLDNCEHVIEAAAALADHLLARCPQLTVLATSREPLGVPGEAVRPVDPLPDPTALRLLAERGAAARPGFRVDADEATAAAAAEICRRLDGLPLAIELAAARLRMLTPQQIAERLDDRFRLLTSGSRTVLPRQQTLRAVVDWSWELLDDAERVTLRRLSVFAGGCTLEAAEDVLADRADRAYEVAGLLGSLVDKSLVVAAPAPDGQMRYRLLETVGEYAAERLAESGERDAVERRHLVHFRELARTTDPLLRGSGQLAAIELFQREYENLRIALRHAVAAGDEQEALCMVLSLSWYWQIRNLRNDALHWADAVAALGPDPFAPPVRPAPSIYERCTDAPPPMRPELLQEARRQVALVQLVSMDHAMDEWTNECGMDRLRAIVATYRAGQPQTCRSPASLWFFAVMLTGGVADLRHLLDETVRAAREFGYEWELAAALQMRANVLANRPDWAGEAHTDAAESLAIFHRLGDDWGMAEALSSRGEANERTGAYVRAAEDFQAAIGSAGKLGALAQVSVLRIRYAAVLTELGRGAEGEAIMREVLSDERRTGHEARPAARLFLAMWLGRSGRTAEAREQFTLLLEAFRSRTMAIFEGFVTGGLAWLDNQDGDYASGLERSRRALVGLSDPLTRMVAPQMAMINLVIVAWALGGLGGEDRSGLAARLLGAARTHLPAGHFLNGMERENFARAEALVRDRLGDRAFEAAYAEGGGLSLEEAAALVDAYRD; from the coding sequence GTGCGCTACGGCATCCTCGGGACCACCCAGGCACTCCGCGACGACGGCACACCCGTATCCGTCGGCGGGGCGCGCCTGCGTGCCCTGCTCACCGTGCTCGCGCTGCGGGCCGGGCGGACGGTCCCGGTCGCCGTGCTCGTGGACGAGGTGTGGGACGGCGACCCGCCCGCCGACGCGGCCGGCGCGCTCCAGGCCCTGGTGGGGCGGCTGCGGCGGGCGCTCGGGCACGAGGCGGTCGCCTCGGCGGAGAGCGGCTACCGGCTGGCCGCCGCACCGGAGGCCGTCGACCTGTTCCGCTTCGAGCGGCTCGCCGGAGAGGGCGCGCGGGCCCTCGCGGAGGGCGACCCGGCGCGGGCCATGAACCTCCTGGACGACGCGCTGGCGCTCTGGCGGGGCCCCGCGCTCGCCGACCTCCCCGACCGGCACACCGCCGCCACGCGCTGGACTGCCCGGCGCCTCGACGCCCGCCGGGCCCGGCTCACCGCGGCGCTCCGGCTCGGCCTTGCCGCCGAAGTGCTGCCGGAGCTGGCCGCGCTCTGCGGCGAGCACCCGCTCGACGAACCGCTCCAGGCCCTCCGGCTGCGGGCCCTGCGCGACGCGGGCCGCACCGCCCAGGCGCTCGCCGCGTACGACGAGGTGCGCACCCTCATCGCCGACCGGCTCGGCACCGGCCCCGGGCCCGAACTGACCGCCCTCCACGAGGAACTGCTCCGGCAGGAACCCGCGCCCGCCGCCGGCCCGCCCGCCCCGGCCGTCGCCGCACCGGCCCCCGTCGCACCGCTCGGCAACCTGCGGGCCCGGCTCACCAGCTTCGTCGGCCGGGAGCGCGACATGGAGGCGCTGCGCGGCGACCTCGCCCGGGGACGGCTCGTCACCCTTCTCGGGCCGGGCGGGGCCGGCAAGACCCGGCTCTCGCAGGAGGCCGCGGACACCACCGACCCGCGCACCTGGCCGGACGGCGTCTGGCTGGCCGAGCTGGCGCCCGTGGACGACCCCGACGCGGTGCCGGAGGCGGTGCTCGCCGCGCTCGGCGCCCGGGAGACCGTGCTGAGCGCGGCCGGCGCCGGGGAGCTCAGGGCCGTCGAACGGGCCTCGGGCGAGGAACGGGCCGCCGGTGAATCGCTCGCCCGGCTCACCGAGTACTGCTCCCGCCGCCGCATGCTGCTCCTGCTGGACAACTGCGAGCACGTCATCGAGGCCGCCGCCGCCCTCGCCGACCACCTGCTGGCCCGCTGCCCGCAGCTCACCGTCCTCGCGACCAGCCGCGAACCCCTGGGTGTGCCGGGCGAGGCCGTCCGGCCCGTCGACCCGCTGCCGGACCCCACGGCCCTGCGGCTGCTCGCCGAACGCGGCGCCGCCGCACGGCCCGGCTTCCGGGTCGACGCGGACGAGGCGACGGCGGCGGCCGCCGCCGAGATCTGCCGCCGCCTCGACGGGCTGCCGCTCGCCATCGAACTGGCCGCCGCCCGGCTGCGGATGCTCACCCCGCAGCAGATCGCCGAGCGGCTGGACGACCGGTTCCGGCTGCTGACCAGCGGCAGCCGGACCGTGCTCCCGCGCCAGCAGACCCTGCGGGCCGTCGTCGACTGGTCCTGGGAGCTGCTGGACGACGCCGAGCGCGTCACCCTGCGCAGGCTGTCCGTCTTCGCCGGCGGCTGCACCCTCGAAGCCGCCGAGGACGTCCTTGCCGACCGGGCGGACCGGGCGTACGAGGTCGCCGGGCTGCTGGGCTCCCTCGTGGACAAGTCCCTGGTCGTGGCCGCTCCGGCGCCGGACGGCCAGATGCGCTACCGGCTCCTGGAGACCGTGGGCGAGTACGCGGCGGAGCGGCTGGCGGAGTCGGGGGAGCGGGACGCCGTCGAGCGCCGGCATCTCGTCCACTTCCGCGAGCTGGCCCGTACCACCGACCCGCTGCTGCGCGGCTCCGGACAGCTCGCCGCCATCGAACTGTTCCAGCGCGAGTACGAGAACCTGCGCATCGCCCTGCGGCACGCCGTCGCCGCGGGCGACGAGCAGGAGGCGCTGTGCATGGTGCTGTCGCTCTCCTGGTACTGGCAGATCCGCAATCTGCGCAACGACGCCCTGCACTGGGCCGACGCGGTCGCGGCCCTCGGCCCGGACCCGTTCGCCCCGCCCGTACGGCCCGCGCCCTCCATCTACGAGCGCTGCACCGACGCGCCCCCGCCCATGCGGCCGGAACTGCTCCAGGAGGCGCGGCGCCAGGTGGCGCTGGTCCAGCTGGTCAGCATGGACCACGCGATGGACGAGTGGACGAACGAGTGCGGCATGGACCGGCTGCGGGCGATCGTCGCCACCTACCGGGCCGGCCAGCCGCAGACCTGCCGCAGCCCCGCCTCGCTCTGGTTCTTCGCCGTGATGCTGACCGGCGGTGTCGCCGACCTGCGGCACCTGCTGGACGAAACCGTCCGCGCCGCCCGGGAGTTCGGCTACGAGTGGGAGCTGGCCGCCGCCCTCCAGATGCGTGCCAACGTGCTGGCCAACCGACCCGACTGGGCCGGGGAGGCCCACACGGACGCCGCCGAGAGCCTGGCGATCTTCCACCGTCTCGGCGACGACTGGGGCATGGCCGAGGCGCTCTCCTCGCGCGGCGAGGCCAACGAGAGGACGGGCGCCTACGTCCGGGCGGCCGAGGACTTCCAGGCAGCGATCGGCTCGGCCGGGAAGCTGGGCGCCCTGGCCCAGGTGTCCGTGCTCCGCATCCGCTACGCCGCCGTGCTCACCGAACTCGGCCGCGGGGCGGAGGGCGAGGCGATCATGCGCGAGGTGCTGAGCGACGAGCGCCGGACCGGGCACGAGGCGAGGCCGGCGGCACGGCTGTTCCTCGCCATGTGGCTGGGGCGGTCCGGCCGTACCGCCGAGGCGCGTGAGCAGTTCACGCTCCTGCTCGAAGCGTTCCGGTCCCGGACCATGGCGATCTTCGAGGGGTTCGTCACCGGTGGTCTGGCCTGGCTGGACAATCAGGACGGTGACTACGCGAGCGGTCTTGAGCGGAGCCGGCGGGCCCTTGTGGGGCTGAGCGACCCGCTGACGCGGATGGTCGCTCCGCAGATGGCCATGATCAATCTGGTGATCGTGGCGTGGGCGCTGGGCGGCCTCGGCGGCGAGGACCGGAGCGGTCTCGCGGCGCGGCTGCTGGGCGCCGCCCGGACGCATCTGCCGGCGGGCCACTTCCTGAACGGGATGGAACGGGAGAACTTCGCCCGTGCCGAGGCCCTGGTCCGCGACCGGCTCGGCGACCGCGCCTTCGAGGCCGCGTACGCCGAGGGCGGCGGCCTCTCCCTGGAGGAGGCCGCCGCCCTCGTCGACGCGTACCGGGACTGA
- a CDS encoding signal peptidase I, with protein sequence MNDNVDNVYVGNAGKDAALDRGWILGHFKDAGDPRHSEDVEIKWGVHPPGDERTQWVRGESRTALLVLISGRFRVELPGRSVLLEEQGDYVVWGRGVDHSWIAEAESVVLTVRWPSVPGYAVGPENHEPVRD encoded by the coding sequence GTGAACGACAACGTAGACAACGTATACGTGGGCAACGCCGGCAAGGACGCCGCGCTCGACCGGGGATGGATTCTCGGGCACTTCAAGGACGCCGGCGATCCCCGGCACAGCGAGGACGTCGAGATCAAGTGGGGCGTCCATCCGCCGGGGGACGAGCGGACGCAGTGGGTGCGGGGGGAGAGCCGGACCGCGCTGCTCGTGCTCATCAGCGGGCGGTTCCGGGTGGAACTGCCGGGGCGCAGCGTGCTGCTGGAGGAGCAGGGCGACTACGTCGTGTGGGGCAGGGGCGTCGATCACTCGTGGATCGCGGAGGCGGAGTCCGTGGTCCTCACCGTCCGCTGGCCGTCCGTGCCCGGGTACGCCGTCGGGCCGGAGAACCACGAACCGGTACGGGACTGA
- a CDS encoding site-2 protease family protein: MAGAAQQRISPVFLGIAAVTAVAGWGVWTDFAAQPGFATFLFVTGAWVVSLCLHEYAHARTALHSGDISIGAKGYLTLNPLKYTHALLSIVLPVLFVIMGGIGLPGGAVFIERGRIRGRWRHSLISAAGPLTNVLFALVCTAPFWLHALDGVPPAFRNALGFLALLQVTAAILNFLPVPGLDGYGVIEPWLSYSVRRSVEPIAPFGLIAVFALLWIPELNAVFFDAVYAVLRSLGVHRFWVDCGLDAYRFWQGASPVCAIGG; this comes from the coding sequence ATGGCAGGCGCAGCACAGCAGCGGATCAGCCCGGTCTTTCTCGGCATTGCCGCCGTGACCGCCGTGGCCGGGTGGGGAGTGTGGACGGACTTCGCGGCGCAGCCCGGGTTCGCGACGTTCCTGTTCGTCACCGGTGCCTGGGTGGTGTCGCTGTGTCTGCATGAGTACGCGCACGCCAGGACCGCGCTGCACAGCGGGGACATCTCGATCGGCGCCAAGGGTTATCTGACGCTGAATCCGCTCAAGTACACGCACGCGCTGCTGAGCATCGTGCTGCCGGTGCTGTTCGTGATCATGGGCGGGATCGGGCTGCCGGGCGGGGCGGTCTTCATCGAGCGGGGACGGATCCGGGGGCGGTGGCGGCACAGTCTGATCTCGGCGGCGGGGCCGCTGACCAATGTGCTGTTCGCCCTCGTGTGCACCGCGCCGTTCTGGCTGCACGCGCTGGACGGGGTCCCGCCCGCCTTCCGCAACGCGCTGGGCTTCCTGGCGCTGCTCCAGGTGACGGCGGCGATCCTGAACTTCCTGCCGGTGCCGGGGCTCGACGGCTACGGGGTGATCGAGCCGTGGCTGTCGTACTCCGTGCGGCGGTCGGTGGAGCCGATCGCGCCGTTCGGACTGATCGCGGTCTTCGCCCTGCTGTGGATCCCCGAGCTGAACGCGGTCTTCTTCGACGCCGTCTACGCGGTGCTGAGGTCGCTGGGCGTGCACCGGTTCTGGGTGGACTGCGGGCTGGACGCCTACCGGTTCTGGCAGGGGGCCAGTCCGGTGTGCGCAATCGGAGGGTGA
- the npdG gene encoding NADPH-dependent F420 reductase, giving the protein MTTNDSGSAPKPPAKDPWDLPDVSGLTIGVLGGTGPQGRGLAYRFARAGQQVIIGSRAADRAEAAAQELGHGVRGADNAACARDSDVVIVAVPWDGHAKTLESLREELAGKLVVDCVNPLGFDKKGAYALKPEEGSAAEQAAALLPDSRVTAAFHHLSAVLLQDEAIEEIDTDVLVLGEARADTDIVQALAGRIPGMRGIFAGRLRNAHQVESLVANLISVNRRYKAHAGLRTTDV; this is encoded by the coding sequence ATGACTACGAATGACAGCGGCAGCGCGCCCAAGCCCCCCGCCAAGGACCCGTGGGACCTGCCCGACGTGTCCGGCCTGACCATCGGCGTGCTCGGCGGCACCGGCCCGCAGGGGCGCGGGCTCGCCTACCGGTTCGCCCGCGCCGGGCAGCAGGTGATCATCGGCTCCCGCGCCGCGGACCGCGCCGAGGCCGCCGCCCAGGAGCTGGGGCACGGCGTACGGGGTGCGGACAACGCCGCCTGCGCCCGCGACAGCGACGTGGTGATCGTCGCGGTGCCGTGGGACGGGCACGCCAAGACGCTGGAGTCGCTGCGCGAGGAGCTGGCCGGAAAGCTGGTCGTCGACTGCGTCAACCCGCTCGGCTTCGACAAGAAGGGCGCCTACGCCCTGAAGCCGGAGGAGGGCAGCGCCGCCGAACAGGCCGCCGCCCTGCTGCCGGACTCCCGCGTCACCGCCGCCTTCCACCACCTGTCCGCCGTGCTGCTCCAGGACGAGGCGATCGAGGAGATCGACACCGACGTCCTGGTCCTGGGGGAGGCCCGCGCCGACACCGACATCGTCCAGGCCCTGGCCGGCCGCATCCCCGGCATGCGCGGCATCTTCGCCGGCCGGCTCCGCAACGCCCACCAGGTCGAGTCGCTGGTCGCCAACCTGATCTCGGTCAACCGCCGCTACAAGGCCCACGCCGGACTGCGTACCACCGACGTGTGA